One window of the Archangium primigenium genome contains the following:
- a CDS encoding ATP-binding protein: MTKNRYSEASLRSLIESLTNPIAVVQEGRIRLANEAYVRMIGLGREQVEGRSFFDFLYTEDRARLQARYRRREQGMLKQEAPRRYLLPPLAGHGPRELAVHVQEVELEGSGWAMLCNHLILGERPGELQVAERLVETSAELVAARSEEAVRRLAVEGLTQANLSARFLATHEGELSEKGEADEDGEPGRQALRDGRPVFGPSDGMTVPVYLPLGAPPAELLWVSGPELTPSYGPVLALFAKVVGAALMDARMLADVERGRWEMSVVAETARFVALPEPPSLEDFLSRLTALLNAEAAVLHVPVSSERDEWHLVARVGLDAPLVEAFATPPGPPPSVTPARGVEPLGEEEERRWRALSGGRLGRGALVHMSQGGARQGLLRVVRGPERPLGSDDLRLLGTLAELLMMLMDQRRLRAESARQLSDSRLLLDMARTTAATLEVASILEVASDFLVRLLDVTDCFIYLYDEQTHTLRSATASSPQRESFRGFTVPVADSLTIAGRVARARQLVTVSDVVKNGGELARTELALRFQPRALLGLPLTSREDLIGVVVVSDTRRPRVFSPAILELAEATCGQIALAIANARLYESLWASYAELAAARAEMVKRERLAALGELSAIVAHEVRNPLGVIFNAVASLRRLLGANADSAMLLDILSEESDRLNRMVSDLLDYTRPREPIRQPEDVARLLQEIVESAWSQQGSPSNISAVSDAAEDLPRVPLDRRLIRQALTNVLVNAFQATSSQGGAVRVSARTELYDGRDMLRIDVSDQGGGIPAELLHRVFEPFFTTKAQGTGLGLAVVKRIIEEHHGEVSLVSTLGRGTVFSIRLPLFQPTSPP; this comes from the coding sequence ATGACGAAGAATCGCTATAGCGAGGCGTCCCTGCGGAGCCTCATCGAGAGTCTCACCAACCCCATCGCCGTGGTGCAGGAGGGTCGCATCCGTCTGGCCAACGAGGCCTACGTGCGGATGATCGGCCTGGGCCGCGAGCAGGTGGAGGGCCGTTCCTTCTTCGACTTCCTCTACACGGAGGACCGGGCGCGGCTGCAGGCGCGCTACCGGCGGCGCGAGCAGGGCATGCTCAAGCAGGAGGCGCCGCGGCGCTACCTGCTGCCGCCGCTCGCCGGGCATGGGCCGCGCGAGCTGGCCGTGCACGTGCAAGAGGTGGAGCTGGAGGGCAGCGGCTGGGCCATGCTCTGCAACCACCTGATCCTGGGGGAGCGGCCCGGGGAGCTGCAGGTCGCCGAGCGCCTGGTGGAGACGTCCGCGGAGCTCGTGGCGGCGCGCTCGGAGGAGGCGGTGCGGCGGCTGGCGGTGGAGGGCCTGACGCAGGCGAACCTGTCGGCCCGCTTCCTGGCGACGCACGAGGGCGAACTGAGCGAGAAGGGCGAGGCGGACGAGGACGGCGAGCCGGGCCGCCAGGCGCTGCGCGATGGCCGGCCGGTGTTCGGCCCCTCGGATGGGATGACGGTGCCCGTCTACCTGCCCCTGGGCGCGCCGCCCGCGGAGCTGTTGTGGGTGTCGGGCCCGGAGCTGACGCCCTCGTATGGCCCGGTCCTGGCGCTCTTCGCCAAGGTGGTGGGCGCGGCGCTCATGGACGCGCGCATGTTGGCGGACGTGGAGCGCGGCCGCTGGGAGATGTCGGTCGTGGCGGAGACGGCGCGCTTCGTGGCCCTGCCGGAGCCGCCCTCGCTCGAGGACTTCCTCTCCCGGCTGACGGCGCTGTTGAACGCGGAGGCCGCGGTGCTGCACGTGCCGGTGTCCTCCGAGCGCGACGAGTGGCACCTGGTGGCCCGGGTGGGCCTGGACGCGCCCCTGGTGGAGGCCTTCGCCACGCCGCCGGGTCCGCCGCCCTCGGTGACCCCCGCGCGGGGCGTGGAGCCCCTGGGCGAGGAGGAGGAGCGCCGCTGGCGGGCGCTGTCCGGAGGGCGGTTGGGTCGGGGCGCGCTCGTGCACATGTCCCAGGGCGGGGCGCGTCAGGGCCTCCTGCGCGTGGTGCGCGGGCCCGAGCGCCCCCTGGGCTCGGATGACCTGCGCCTGCTGGGCACGCTGGCCGAGCTGTTGATGATGCTCATGGATCAGCGCCGCCTGCGGGCCGAGTCCGCGCGTCAGCTCTCCGACTCGCGCCTGCTCCTGGACATGGCGCGCACCACGGCGGCCACCCTGGAGGTGGCCAGCATCCTGGAGGTGGCGTCGGACTTCCTCGTGCGGCTGCTGGACGTCACCGACTGCTTCATCTACCTGTACGACGAGCAGACCCACACGCTGCGCAGCGCCACCGCCTCCTCGCCCCAGCGCGAGTCCTTCCGGGGGTTCACGGTGCCGGTGGCCGACTCGCTGACGATCGCCGGACGCGTGGCCCGCGCCCGCCAGCTCGTCACCGTCTCGGACGTGGTCAAGAACGGCGGGGAGCTGGCGCGCACCGAGCTCGCCCTGCGCTTCCAGCCACGGGCCCTGCTCGGCTTGCCGCTCACCTCGCGCGAGGACTTGATCGGCGTGGTGGTGGTGTCCGACACCCGCCGGCCGCGCGTCTTCTCGCCCGCCATCCTGGAGCTGGCCGAGGCCACGTGCGGGCAGATCGCCCTGGCCATCGCCAACGCGCGGCTCTACGAGTCGTTGTGGGCCTCCTACGCGGAGCTGGCCGCGGCGCGCGCGGAGATGGTCAAGCGCGAGCGGCTCGCGGCGCTCGGCGAGCTGTCGGCCATCGTGGCCCACGAGGTGCGCAACCCCCTGGGCGTCATCTTCAACGCCGTGGCCTCCCTGCGCCGCCTGCTCGGCGCCAACGCCGACTCGGCCATGCTGTTGGACATCCTCTCCGAGGAGAGCGACCGGCTCAACCGCATGGTGAGCGACCTCTTGGACTATACCCGGCCGCGCGAGCCCATCCGCCAGCCCGAGGACGTGGCGCGCCTGCTCCAGGAGATCGTCGAGTCGGCGTGGAGCCAGCAGGGCAGTCCCTCGAACATCTCCGCCGTCAGCGACGCGGCCGAGGACCTGCCCCGCGTGCCGTTGGACCGCCGGCTCATCCGCCAGGCGCTCACCAACGTGCTCGTCAACGCCTTCCAGGCCACGTCCTCCCAGGGCGGGGCCGTGCGCGTGTCCGCCCGCACCGAGCTGTACGACGGGCGGGACATGCTGCGCATCGACGTGTCCGACCAGGGCGGCGGCATTCCCGCGGAGCTCCTGCACCGGGTCTTCGAGCCCTTCTTCACCACCAAGGCCCAGGGCACGGGGCTGGGGCTCGCGGTCGTCAAGCGCATCATCGAGGAGCACCACGGCGAGGTGTCCCTGGTGAGCACGCTGGGCCGTGGCACCGTCTTCTCCATCCGTCTTCCCCTCTTCCAGCCGACGAGTCCTCCGTGA
- the selB gene encoding selenocysteine-specific translation elongation factor — MIIGTAGHIDHGKTSLVKALTGIDTDRLPEEKRRGITLELGFAHLVLGDGRVAGVVDVPGHERFVKAMAAGAGGVDLAVLVVAADEGVMPQTREHLDICRLLGVRAGVVALTKADLLEGLGPDWRALVEADVATLVAGTFLEGRPVLPVSSRTGEGLEALRTALGQVARDVPPRSAEGPVLLPVDRAFSLKGFGSVVTGTLLSGTLALEESVAVLPGLPGPLRVRGLHVHGLPVSRGVAGQRVAVNLAGVEAEALSRGGVLVRAGELPETSMLDVEVSLLAAAPEALPRRRKLLLHLGTARVEATLALLDVERLEPGETALAQLRLSAPVVALPGQRFILRGARALPGRGATLAGGRVLSITPPRRRRGGAGVVAPLLEADPARQVTWLLRQAGYRGLTSRELFARSALAPRVLSRVLEPLGARGEIVLVDREQRLYLSGEMLEGLKARALALLAAFHEREPLREGLPREELRQRLSDTLDARVFTRLVHALVEGRRVEGERDWLRLPGRGRTLSLDADAARTRLVADLVAAGLAPPTLTELAERVKLPVPRVRELLRVAVAEGRVVGVSEELYFDAGALAGLKERLIAYLREKKEISTQGFKELVGLSRKFVIPLSEHFDREKVTLRVGEKRVLRRA; from the coding sequence ATGATCATCGGCACCGCGGGGCACATCGATCACGGCAAGACCTCGCTGGTCAAGGCGCTCACCGGGATCGACACGGACCGCCTGCCCGAGGAGAAGCGCCGGGGCATCACCCTGGAGCTGGGCTTCGCGCACCTGGTGCTCGGGGACGGCCGGGTGGCGGGAGTGGTGGACGTGCCCGGCCACGAGCGCTTCGTCAAGGCGATGGCGGCCGGGGCGGGGGGGGTGGACCTGGCGGTGCTGGTGGTGGCGGCGGACGAGGGGGTGATGCCCCAGACGCGCGAGCACCTGGACATCTGCCGGCTCTTGGGGGTGCGCGCGGGGGTGGTGGCCCTCACCAAGGCGGACCTGCTCGAGGGCCTGGGACCGGACTGGCGCGCGCTGGTGGAAGCGGACGTGGCCACGCTGGTGGCGGGCACCTTCCTGGAGGGCCGTCCGGTGCTGCCCGTGTCGTCGCGCACGGGCGAGGGGCTGGAGGCCCTGCGCACCGCGCTCGGCCAGGTGGCCCGGGACGTGCCGCCGCGCTCGGCCGAGGGGCCCGTGCTGCTGCCGGTGGACCGGGCCTTCAGCCTCAAGGGCTTCGGCTCGGTGGTGACGGGCACGCTCCTGTCGGGGACGCTCGCGCTGGAGGAGTCCGTGGCGGTGCTGCCGGGGCTGCCCGGGCCCCTGCGGGTGCGGGGGCTGCACGTGCACGGCCTGCCGGTGTCGCGGGGCGTGGCGGGGCAGCGGGTGGCGGTGAACCTGGCGGGCGTGGAGGCCGAGGCGCTCTCGCGCGGGGGCGTGCTGGTGCGCGCCGGGGAGCTGCCCGAGACGTCCATGTTGGACGTGGAGGTGAGCCTGTTGGCCGCGGCGCCCGAGGCCCTGCCCCGGCGCCGCAAGCTGCTCTTGCACCTGGGCACCGCGCGGGTGGAGGCGACGCTGGCCCTGTTGGATGTGGAGCGGCTGGAGCCGGGGGAGACGGCGCTCGCGCAGCTGCGGCTGAGCGCGCCGGTGGTGGCCCTGCCCGGGCAGCGCTTCATCCTCCGGGGCGCGCGTGCCCTGCCGGGGCGGGGGGCGACGCTCGCGGGAGGCCGGGTGCTCTCCATCACGCCGCCCCGGCGCCGGCGGGGGGGCGCGGGGGTGGTGGCCCCCCTGTTGGAGGCGGATCCCGCCCGCCAGGTGACGTGGCTCTTGCGGCAGGCCGGCTATCGTGGACTCACCTCGCGCGAACTCTTCGCCCGTTCGGCGCTCGCACCCAGGGTATTATCCCGGGTGTTGGAGCCCTTGGGGGCTCGGGGGGAGATCGTGCTGGTGGATCGAGAACAGCGACTCTATCTGTCGGGAGAGATGCTCGAGGGGCTCAAGGCCCGGGCCCTGGCCCTGCTCGCGGCCTTCCACGAGCGCGAGCCCCTGCGCGAGGGGCTGCCCCGCGAGGAACTGCGCCAACGGCTGTCGGACACACTGGATGCCCGGGTGTTCACCCGGCTGGTGCATGCCCTGGTGGAGGGCCGCCGGGTGGAGGGGGAGCGGGACTGGCTGCGGCTGCCGGGCCGGGGCCGCACGTTGTCCCTGGACGCGGACGCGGCGCGCACCCGACTGGTGGCGGACCTCGTGGCGGCGGGCCTCGCGCCGCCCACGCTCACCGAGCTGGCCGAGCGCGTGAAGCTGCCCGTGCCACGGGTGCGGGAGCTGCTCCGGGTGGCGGTGGCCGAGGGGCGGGTGGTGGGCGTGAGCGAGGAGCTCTACTTCGACGCGGGGGCCCTGGCCGGGCTCAAGGAGCGCCTGATTGCCTACCTGCGCGAGAAGAAGGAGATTTCCACCCAGGGGTTCAAGGAGTTGGTGGGGCTGAGCCGGAAGTTCGTCATTCCCCTATCGGAGCACTTCGACCGCGAGAAGGTGACGCTCCGGGTCGGAGAGAAGCGGGTGCTGCGGCGCGCATGA
- a CDS encoding phosphoribosyltransferase family protein, giving the protein MAIKRAQPKGTKKGKPSAKQVETIVSIPPDVVLAPQVEAPRHPTGRDQSLAKTRIHELSWAEFDRSVQALARTIRQGYEPQAVVGVAHGGVFVGGALSSALGAEFFPVRISRRSRDKAVSKPKLSGDMPQELKGKRVLIVDDVASSGDTLELATALALKAGAREVKTTTLVRRAEGFSPDFVALTTEALVVFPWDYEEVVEDGRFDVDPDKAGA; this is encoded by the coding sequence GTGGCCATCAAACGGGCGCAGCCCAAGGGCACGAAGAAGGGCAAGCCCTCCGCCAAGCAGGTGGAGACGATCGTCTCCATCCCCCCGGACGTGGTCCTGGCGCCTCAAGTGGAGGCGCCCCGGCACCCCACCGGGCGCGATCAGTCGCTCGCCAAGACGCGCATCCACGAGCTGAGCTGGGCGGAGTTCGACCGCTCGGTGCAGGCGCTCGCGCGCACCATCCGCCAGGGCTACGAGCCCCAGGCCGTGGTGGGCGTGGCGCACGGCGGCGTGTTCGTGGGCGGCGCCCTGTCCAGCGCGCTCGGGGCGGAGTTCTTCCCGGTGCGCATCAGCCGCCGCAGCCGCGACAAGGCGGTGAGCAAGCCGAAGCTCAGCGGCGACATGCCCCAGGAACTCAAGGGCAAGCGCGTGCTCATCGTCGACGACGTGGCGTCCAGTGGGGACACGCTGGAGCTGGCCACGGCGCTCGCGCTCAAGGCGGGCGCGCGCGAGGTGAAGACCACCACCCTGGTGCGCCGGGCCGAGGGCTTCTCCCCGGACTTCGTCGCCCTGACCACCGAGGCCCTCGTCGTCTTCCCCTGGGACTACGAGGAGGTGGTCGAGGACGGGCGCTTCGACGTGGATCCGGACAAGGCGGGGGCATGA
- a CDS encoding Hsp33 family molecular chaperone HslO: MADELVSGLLKESDLRVVLVTAGDLSRRARELHRSSSASAALMAQALTAGALLAALQKNDSRINLQLECDGPLRGLFVDGDGSGVLRGYVKNPLVSHAGLDGEYHWRPVLGNHGFLSVLRDLGDGEHYRSAVELESFELAKDMERYFAISDQLPSRVYLTVQPEGEERLGLVAGLLVQPLPNGDLQTFKDLGERLTRDFEPTVRALAGQGASALLKALVPHSDLEVMSRYPVSFTCSCSKERVKRALLSLGREELEDILVKEGKAEADCHFCTTHYVISGEEIRELVAAMDPAAS; this comes from the coding sequence ATGGCCGATGAACTCGTCAGTGGGCTGTTGAAGGAGTCCGACCTGCGCGTGGTGCTCGTCACCGCGGGCGATCTGTCGCGCCGGGCGCGGGAGCTGCACCGCTCGTCCTCGGCCTCGGCGGCGCTGATGGCCCAGGCGCTCACCGCGGGCGCGCTGCTCGCGGCGCTGCAGAAGAACGACTCGCGCATCAACCTGCAGCTCGAGTGTGACGGGCCGCTCCGGGGCCTGTTCGTGGACGGGGACGGGTCCGGGGTGTTGCGCGGCTACGTGAAGAATCCGCTCGTGTCGCACGCGGGGTTGGACGGCGAGTACCACTGGCGTCCGGTGCTCGGCAACCACGGCTTCCTCTCGGTCCTGCGCGACCTGGGGGATGGCGAGCACTACCGCTCGGCGGTGGAGCTGGAGAGCTTCGAGCTGGCCAAGGACATGGAGCGCTACTTCGCCATCTCGGATCAGCTCCCCTCGCGCGTGTACCTGACGGTGCAGCCGGAGGGCGAGGAGCGCCTGGGGCTCGTGGCGGGGCTGCTCGTGCAGCCGCTGCCCAACGGGGACCTGCAGACCTTCAAGGACCTGGGCGAGCGGCTCACCCGGGACTTCGAGCCCACCGTGCGGGCGCTCGCCGGCCAGGGCGCGAGCGCGCTGCTCAAGGCGCTCGTGCCCCACTCGGACCTGGAGGTCATGTCCCGCTACCCGGTGTCCTTCACCTGCAGTTGCAGCAAGGAGCGCGTCAAGCGGGCCCTCTTGTCCCTGGGCCGCGAGGAGCTGGAGGACATCCTCGTCAAGGAAGGCAAGGCGGAGGCGGACTGCCACTTCTGCACTACGCACTACGTCATCAGCGGCGAGGAGATTCGCGAACTGGTGGCGGCGATGGATCCGGCGGCGAGCTGA
- a CDS encoding succinate dehydrogenase, which yields MSTQAATSATALPQKTPLLQSRLGSFLAVVPLSIWVVNHLWANLAAFQGAQAWQSAVTEYKHPFSQIFTFIIVLLPLLFHTGWGIMRLFSFRPNNVAYNNYGNIKYILQRAASVGVLGFLGAHIWLAFLQPRLMHGAAEPFAVIAYEMRWHPPTLIVYTLGILGTAYHLANGLQGFAMGWGLVASERSMRRLEPWTIGLFLVLLAMGWGVLYAMFQAGGTEAIMQARDAIVQTQGDMH from the coding sequence ATGAGCACCCAAGCCGCCACCAGCGCCACCGCGCTCCCCCAGAAGACGCCGCTCCTCCAGTCCCGTCTGGGCTCGTTCCTCGCCGTGGTGCCGCTGAGCATCTGGGTGGTGAACCACCTCTGGGCCAACCTCGCCGCCTTCCAGGGCGCCCAGGCCTGGCAGTCGGCGGTGACGGAGTACAAGCACCCCTTCTCCCAGATCTTCACCTTCATCATCGTGCTGCTGCCCCTGCTCTTCCACACCGGGTGGGGCATCATGCGCCTGTTCAGCTTCCGGCCGAACAACGTCGCCTACAACAACTACGGCAACATCAAGTACATCCTCCAGCGCGCCGCGTCCGTGGGTGTGCTCGGCTTCCTGGGCGCCCACATCTGGCTGGCCTTCCTCCAGCCGCGGCTCATGCACGGCGCCGCCGAGCCCTTCGCCGTCATCGCCTACGAGATGCGCTGGCACCCGCCCACGCTCATCGTCTACACGCTGGGCATCCTCGGCACCGCGTACCACCTGGCCAACGGCCTGCAGGGCTTCGCCATGGGCTGGGGCCTCGTCGCCAGCGAGCGCTCCATGCGCCGCCTCGAGCCGTGGACCATCGGCCTCTTCCTGGTGCTGCTCGCCATGGGCTGGGGCGTGCTCTACGCCATGTTCCAGGCCGGCGGCACCGAGGCCATCATGCAGGCGCGTGACGCCATCGTGCAGACCCAGGGCGACATGCACTGA
- the ssb gene encoding single-stranded DNA-binding protein has translation MAGGVNKVILIGNLGADPEVRFTPGGQAVANFRIATSDNWTDKNGQKQERTEWHRIVVWGKLAELCGEYLKKGRQCFIEGRLQTREWTDKENRKNYTTEVVASGVTFLGGRDGAGGGGGGGGGGGGGGGRGGGYGQPRGGGQNQGGGYDDYGSGPPMDDGPMGGPGGGSDDDIPF, from the coding sequence ATGGCTGGAGGCGTCAACAAGGTCATCCTCATTGGCAACCTGGGGGCGGACCCGGAAGTGCGCTTCACCCCGGGCGGACAGGCGGTGGCCAACTTCCGCATCGCGACCAGCGACAACTGGACCGACAAGAACGGCCAGAAGCAGGAGCGCACCGAGTGGCACCGCATCGTGGTGTGGGGAAAGCTCGCGGAGCTGTGCGGTGAGTACCTGAAGAAGGGCCGTCAGTGCTTCATCGAGGGCCGGCTGCAGACGCGCGAGTGGACCGACAAGGAAAACCGCAAGAACTACACCACCGAGGTGGTGGCCAGCGGCGTGACGTTCCTCGGCGGCCGTGATGGCGCCGGTGGGGGCGGCGGCGGTGGCGGTGGCGGCGGGGGAGGCGGCGGCCGGGGCGGCGGCTACGGGCAGCCGCGCGGCGGCGGCCAGAACCAGGGCGGCGGCTACGACGATTACGGCTCGGGTCCTCCCATGGACGACGGGCCCATGGGCGGCCCCGGCGGCGGCTCGGACGACGACATTCCCTTCTAG
- the dacB gene encoding D-alanyl-D-alanine carboxypeptidase/D-alanyl-D-alanine endopeptidase, whose amino-acid sequence MQVPRARTFMAVMVAFFVVQPRPAGAADDKKRAEREALKASLMQVLQREPLNASRVAVHMLSLDDGSVVFSHNADELLNPASNVKLVTSAAALATLGSEHRFETDFLLEPESDGIKAKTLYVRGKGDPSITTERLFGMTGDLFHTGLREVQDIVVDDSWFDAERTPSGYDQEDTDRAYMAPTGALSLNWNAVGVYLRAGDSLGSKGVVELEPASDYFVVESTLTTGDKRARRFSVASDAAGAQQKILVRGQVPQGGGAMSVWKKIDNPPMYFGQTLKQMLVARGIKVKGKVKPGVTPPRSRLVYTATSDTFDLILKKLNKVSSNFIAEMLLKSMGAESRGAPGSFAKGLDVVEEFLARDVGIPRGTYVMKNGSGLNDTNRFSATQFDKLLRYMYERFPLAPEYLSSLGIAGKDGTLKYRFDGTDAVGRLRAKTGTLENVSALSGYVQAAGGEKFIFSMMVNDYPGRSGPVVRGLDALGTAVASVGSTQGPGRAVAALASEEKPSSPMAEVSSRVKTYLALTSQRDPRNIGFLRTAWRSEKDPAVRAVVAEGLYQSNPQDYLGVRTLLDSYSAGSEVYGRLRGVARELSVEVPGLGSLVELAANGNAEALSRVVELAGASTGDVPAEGEMTEGLGAVARTAPEELVQALRGASDRDRDAAVLLLSRGFVQAAEADHPFWKSLRKSMGAADPKLADFARGLEGTLSRQIAEAKAPKPAVPPPGAAVAAPGAPKATAESRPGG is encoded by the coding sequence GTGCAGGTCCCCCGAGCCAGAACCTTCATGGCCGTGATGGTCGCCTTTTTCGTCGTCCAGCCCCGCCCCGCCGGGGCGGCGGACGACAAGAAGCGCGCCGAGCGCGAGGCCCTCAAGGCGTCCCTGATGCAGGTGCTGCAGCGCGAGCCGCTCAACGCCAGCCGCGTGGCCGTGCACATGCTGAGCCTGGATGACGGCTCGGTGGTGTTCAGCCACAACGCGGACGAATTGCTCAACCCCGCCTCCAACGTGAAGCTCGTCACGAGCGCCGCGGCGCTCGCCACGCTGGGCTCCGAGCACCGCTTCGAGACGGACTTCCTCCTCGAGCCCGAGTCCGATGGCATCAAGGCCAAGACGCTCTATGTGCGGGGCAAGGGCGACCCGTCCATCACCACCGAGCGGCTGTTCGGCATGACGGGTGACCTGTTCCACACGGGCCTGCGCGAGGTGCAGGACATCGTCGTGGACGACTCGTGGTTCGACGCCGAGCGCACGCCCTCGGGGTACGATCAGGAGGACACGGACCGGGCCTACATGGCGCCCACCGGCGCGCTGAGCCTCAACTGGAACGCGGTGGGCGTGTACCTGCGCGCCGGCGACAGCCTGGGGTCCAAGGGCGTGGTGGAGCTCGAGCCCGCGAGCGACTACTTCGTGGTGGAGAGCACGCTCACCACGGGCGACAAGCGCGCGCGGCGCTTCTCGGTGGCGTCGGACGCGGCGGGCGCGCAGCAGAAGATCCTCGTGCGCGGCCAGGTGCCCCAGGGCGGCGGCGCCATGAGCGTGTGGAAGAAGATCGACAACCCGCCCATGTACTTCGGGCAGACGCTCAAGCAGATGCTCGTGGCGCGCGGCATCAAGGTGAAGGGCAAGGTGAAGCCCGGCGTCACGCCGCCGCGCTCGCGGCTCGTGTACACGGCCACCTCGGACACCTTCGACCTCATCCTCAAGAAGCTCAACAAGGTGTCGAGCAACTTCATCGCGGAGATGCTGCTCAAGAGCATGGGCGCCGAGTCGCGGGGCGCCCCGGGCTCGTTCGCCAAGGGCCTGGACGTGGTGGAGGAGTTCCTCGCGCGGGACGTGGGCATTCCGCGCGGCACCTACGTGATGAAGAACGGCAGCGGCCTCAACGACACCAACCGCTTCTCCGCCACGCAGTTCGACAAGCTCTTGCGCTACATGTACGAGCGCTTCCCGCTCGCGCCCGAGTACCTGTCCTCGCTGGGCATCGCCGGCAAGGACGGCACGCTCAAGTACCGCTTCGATGGCACGGACGCCGTGGGCCGGCTGCGCGCCAAGACGGGCACGCTGGAGAACGTCTCGGCGCTCAGCGGCTACGTGCAGGCGGCCGGCGGCGAGAAGTTCATCTTCTCCATGATGGTCAACGACTACCCGGGCCGCTCGGGCCCGGTGGTGCGGGGCCTGGACGCGCTGGGCACGGCCGTGGCCTCGGTGGGCTCCACCCAGGGGCCGGGCCGCGCGGTGGCGGCGCTCGCGAGCGAGGAGAAGCCCAGCAGCCCCATGGCCGAGGTGAGCAGCCGCGTGAAGACGTACCTGGCGCTCACGAGCCAGCGCGACCCGCGCAACATCGGCTTCTTGCGCACCGCGTGGCGCAGCGAGAAGGACCCCGCGGTGCGCGCGGTGGTGGCCGAGGGCCTCTACCAGAGCAACCCCCAGGACTACCTCGGGGTGCGCACGCTGCTGGACAGCTACTCCGCGGGCAGCGAGGTGTATGGCCGCCTGCGCGGCGTGGCGCGCGAGCTGTCCGTGGAGGTGCCGGGCCTGGGCAGCCTCGTGGAGCTCGCCGCCAACGGCAACGCCGAGGCGCTCAGCCGCGTGGTGGAGCTGGCCGGGGCCTCCACCGGGGACGTGCCCGCCGAGGGCGAGATGACCGAGGGCCTGGGCGCGGTGGCGCGCACGGCGCCCGAGGAGCTGGTGCAGGCGCTGCGCGGTGCGTCGGATCGGGACCGGGACGCCGCCGTGCTCCTGCTCTCGCGCGGCTTCGTCCAGGCCGCCGAGGCGGACCATCCCTTCTGGAAGTCCCTGCGCAAGAGCATGGGCGCCGCGGACCCCAAGCTCGCCGACTTCGCCCGGGGGCTCGAGGGCACCCTGTCGCGGCAGATCGCCGAGGCCAAGGCGCCCAAGCCCGCCGTCCCCCCGCCGGGCGCCGCCGTGGCCGCGCCCGGGGCCCCCAAGGCCACCGCCGAGAGCCGTCCCGGAGGGTGA
- a CDS encoding SDR family oxidoreductase, with amino-acid sequence MEKMTGVALVTGANRGIGFEVCRQLGQRGLRVLVSARDIAEGARATATLREEGLDVGFEPLDVTSEESIHQLTDRLARQELRLAALVNNAGVALDGFNAEVAERTLAVNFFGALNLTERLLPLMADHGRVVMVSSGLGVLEGLAPALRQRIDPPASKEAVCDFVRSFVEDVRAGQHEARGWPSSAYRVSKLGLNALTRVLADELRPRHLLVNAVTPGWVKTRMGGERASRGVQEGADTLTWAATLPPGGPTGGFFRDRQAIAW; translated from the coding sequence ATGGAGAAGATGACGGGAGTGGCGCTCGTGACGGGGGCCAACCGGGGAATCGGTTTCGAGGTCTGCCGGCAGCTCGGCCAGCGAGGCCTGCGGGTGCTCGTGTCGGCGCGGGACATCGCCGAGGGCGCGCGGGCCACCGCCACGCTGCGCGAGGAGGGGCTCGATGTGGGCTTCGAGCCCCTGGACGTCACGTCCGAGGAGAGCATCCACCAGTTGACGGATCGGCTCGCGCGCCAGGAGCTGCGGCTCGCGGCGCTCGTGAACAACGCGGGCGTGGCCCTGGACGGCTTCAACGCGGAGGTGGCCGAGCGCACCCTGGCGGTGAACTTCTTCGGCGCGCTGAACCTCACCGAGCGGCTCTTGCCCTTGATGGCGGACCACGGCCGCGTCGTCATGGTGTCCAGTGGCCTGGGGGTGCTCGAGGGGCTCGCGCCCGCGCTGCGCCAGCGCATCGATCCGCCCGCCTCGAAGGAAGCGGTGTGTGATTTCGTGCGGTCCTTCGTGGAGGACGTGCGCGCGGGCCAGCACGAGGCCCGGGGCTGGCCGTCCTCGGCCTACCGCGTCTCGAAGTTGGGGCTCAACGCGCTCACCCGCGTGTTGGCCGATGAACTCCGGCCACGCCACCTGCTCGTCAACGCGGTGACGCCCGGCTGGGTGAAGACCCGCATGGGGGGCGAGCGGGCCTCGCGGGGGGTGCAGGAGGGCGCGGACACCCTCACGTGGGCCGCCACGCTGCCGCCCGGGGGGCCCACCGGGGGCTTCTTCCGAGACCGTCAGGCCATCGCCTGGTAG